The DNA sequence GGTCCCCAGAATCAAGAATGTTGGCaacttctttccagaattctgggATCACAGTGGAAAATCCAAACATGCTATGCTCTGGGGAAGCCCAGTGAGCCCCATGGTGGTCGTAGGCCACATGGTGAAATCCCAGACAGGAGCTCCTTTGGGTCTTGCTTGGACAGGCTACCAGGCTGGAACTGTAAGAGAAAAGCTTCATTTCCTAGGTGAATGCAGGGCCAAGGACGCATGGAGGATAAGAACGAAGGCTACAGACTCCGAGAGCTGCCTGTGACAGCTCACAGAGCGCCCTTCCATGATACGATCTCACTTGTCTTGAGaggaaatgtaaatatttgccTTTCCATTTTACAAGTACTGAGGCTGAGCTCAGAGAGAGGCTTGCTCGGGTCAGGATAGTCTGACAGTGGCAGGCTGTCCCCTGGAACCCAGGTTCTCAGGTTCCAGAGTCTGTGGAGCCCCACGAGGCTGGCCAGGAAGGTGGAAGGGCAGCGGGGCTTTGCAGGGCTGAGCCAGGTGGGCCAGGATGCAGGATGCCCTGGGGCACTGGCCCAGGGAGGGGATTGAACCATAAGCTGTGCCCTCCCAGTGACTTCTGAAGGTGTGTTTAGTGACATGCTCAACAGGTGCAAGAAAGATGGGCCTGTGCCAACGGCCCAGCCCAGGGATGCTTCAGATTTTTCCCTTTATGCCCCTGAAACCAAGCCCTGCTGCTCCAGCACATATAAGCTCCAAGGGCCAAGGGCTCTGGCATTCACAACCTGGTCCTTGCTTCGCTTCTGTTCTACACTCATCGCAGCTGCCTACTCTCTCAGCCATGATTGCCAGACAGCAAAGCGTCCGAGGAGTCTCTCGGGGCTTTAGCGGTGGCTCAGCCATTGCCGGTGGGGTCAAGCGGGTGGCCTTCAGCTCGGCCTCCATGTCTGGAGGTGCAGGTCGATGCTCGTCTGGGGGCTTTGGCAGCAGGAGTCTCTACAACCTTGGGGGTCACAAGAGTATCTCCATGAGCGTGGCTGGGTCCTGCCAAGGCGGAGGCTATGGTGGTGCTGGAGGCTTCGGTGTTGGAGGTTTCGGTGCCGGGTTTGGTGCTGGTGGCTTTGGCGGTGGTTTTGGAGGTTCCTTCAATGGTCGAGGTGGTCCTGGCTTCCCTGCCTGTCCTGCTGGAGGTATTCAGGAAGTCACCATCAACCAGAGCCTGCTGACACCTCTTCAGGTGGAGATTGACCCAGAGATCCAGAAAGTCCGCATGGCAGAGCGTGAGCAGATCAAGACCCTCAACAACAAGTTTGCTTCCTTCATTGACAAGGCGAGTGAGCCTGCCATGAGCTAGGGTGGTGGGAGTGAGTCCTGAGTCCTGGGTCTGAGCCAGGAGGTCATCTCGTACTCATTTTTGTCTCTGGGAGAAACCTCTTATGTCTGAGGCTGATTCAAGTGCCAAGAGAATGCTCTTTGCTTTCTCTAGCCCAGCTTCCACTTTCATGCAAGATCTGGAGATCCCGCTGTGTAGACTCAATTGGAGTGTAGTTACTCAGAGATGTATGGCCAGGGACCAGTGTGGTGCTCCTGTCCGGGTTGTTCTGGATGGCTGTGCATCAAGGCTTTGGTTCCTGTAGGtgtttgaggcaggagaatgtgtGGGTACACTTGCTCTCCCTGCTAGCTCAGATAGGCCTACAGTAGCTGCCGGAGGCCAGGGACAGAGACTCGAGTGACAGACTGAGGGCTCTTGGTGCCTCCTGTCCACATTTCTTCTCAGCTCACCTTTCAGAAGGTGGGACTCTTGTTCCTTGTGCATACCACAGGGATGCTCTGCTAGGCCACTCTCTGGCAGGCCTGGCTAGGTGCTTTAGTGAGAGAGAAAGCTCCAGTTCTTGTCAGGGTGGATTCTAATTGAGTCTCAGGACATGTGTGAACTTGGTCGTGTACAGATTCAGGAGACacgggttttctgtgtagctcacactggcttcaaactcatcctcctcctgcctcagcctcctgagtgctggatcaCACAGGCACACCACCGTGCTTGGCTTGTTTTCAGTCTTTAGTGAATTGTCTGTTCTTCAGTGTGGGTCAGGAGCCACTGAACACAAGCACCTGCCACTAACTGTGCTTGCACCTCCTGGTCTCAGTACCTCCTGGTCTCACTTGATTTGATTTTTTCATAGACACTTCTGTTCCCTAACCCTGCACCCTGGTCTGCTGTGGTTAGAAAGCCGCACCAGCTTCACCTGCATCAACCCTACACTGTTCTCCAAGCTATGCCTCCCTCAGGCGATGATGGGCCCAGTAGCATGCTTGTCATGATGGTGCCCCGGGCTTGCTATGTAGTGGCCCAAGCTGGGTGACTCTTAGGTGGTCTGGCTTTCTGGACCACCTAGGTTGGTGCCAGCCTCAGACACCCTCCTGCTGAAGCATCTGGCCCTTACTAGTGGCTTGTGTCTTTTTCAACACAGGTGCGATTTTTAGAGCAGCAGAACAAGGTCCTGGAGACCAAATGGAACCTCCTCCAGCAGCAGACAACCATCACATCCCCAAGGAACCTGGATTCTTTCTTTGAGACCTACATCAATGCTCTGAGGAAACATCTGGACTCTTTGACCAATGACAAAGGGCGCCTACAGTCAGAACTGAAGCTCATGCAGGACAGTGTGGAGGACTTCAAGGCCAAGTACGTGGAGATCAGGAAGGCTGGTCCAAGTCTAGGCTCCTCTTCAGTGGCTTGGGACTTCAGGCTCAAGGAATCCAAAGAAAAGCTCCTCTAAGCCAACTTTCATACTCAAATGATCATGTTTTCACAGGCAGAGGCCAAGTAACCTCTAGTTGCCTTAATCAGTAATAGGTTTAAGTTCCTGGGTTTGCTGGGTACAAAGAGGTTCAGAAACAAAATGGGTCAATAGCAGTATTAGCTTGGTTGTGGATTGGAATATAGATTGTTACGTAGATCTATAGAAAGAGATGGAGCCAACTGAATactgatttgtgtgtatgtgttgtgtgtgggatgtgtgtatgtgtttgtgtttgtgtgtgacctTTGATGAGTTTCTTAAAATCTATGAGCTTTGGATTTTTTAGTCTTTAGTAGGGGTAGTATTCTTACCTTATGACTGGTGAGAATTGAAttaaatggggagaagggagggagaagatagGACATACAGTGGACACAAACAATATATAGAAGCTTCACTTTTGCTCTCTGTAGGATGGGGCTGAGTAAatgaacacattcacacaccaagaaaagaaaactggagtgtttgcctagaatTTAGAATCATGACAGTTTTTCCAATGATCTAATCTTGGTTCCCCTCACATCTTGTGCCCTAAAAACACTCTTttggatgtttgtttttatgtctaaataaacCAGGGCCAAGGCTGTGGCTGTAGGCTTGCGTGCTGCTCATGATCTGGGTGTTTAGAAACTCATAGGTGTTGGGAACAAGCAGTCGGCCTTGGGAAAGTGACTCATGGTGGTCTTTGTCTTCCTGCCCCTACCCCAGGTATGAAGATGAGATCAACAAGCGTACAGCTGCAGAGAACGACTTTGTGGTCCTCAAGAAAGTAAGCCAGGAAGGATGCAGGAAGATCTTGTAGCACCTCTGTTGGAAGTGGCCCTTGGCTTAAGTCCTGTGTTTAGCCCATCTCTGCCTGTCTTTATCTTCCTCGGCTCTGCCTGGGATTGTGGCACCAAAGGAAGTGGGTAATGGTGTGAGGTCTAAAAGGGAGTGAGTGTGTGAGGAAAACCCATCTAGACAGTGAACTTCACATATTCTGATGGCATTAGTGGCAGAGCACAGCAAACGATTCCGCTACCtttgctataaaaaaaaactataagggCTCCTGGGGGTGTTGATCAACAGTAATTCCttctccttatttctttttcctcccccttcatcctcttcctttttctcttctaccTCTGTAGGATGTGGATGCTGCCTACATGATCAAGGTTGATTTAGAGGCCAAGGTGGACAGCCTTAAGGATGAGATCAACTTCTTGAGAGTCCTTTATGAAGCGGTGAGCCCTCCatcctccatttaaaaaaaaaatacaaccccTACCTGTGAGGCTGTGTGTCAGAAGTCATGGTTCTTAATATAGTCCAACAATTTATGTCAAGGCAGTGGGTTCTTGGCAAGGCCATAGAGAGAAAAGACCAGTGTGAGAGACTCAGTGGAGAGTTTCTCAGGACCAGATGGCCTAGAGGAGGACTTAGAGCTGGAGGTTGCTAGGGAAGCCATTGCTAACCATCATGTTTCCATTCTATTGCCTTCCACCCAACACATAAGGTCCCTGCTATTAACTCTGCTTCTATCAGACCCGTTTCACAGTCATCTCcatggaaatgggaggatggagCCAGAGGTTAGGGGAGACTGACTCTCCTGGGGTCTGATGTGAGTCATGGGGTCTTGTAGGAGCTGTCCCAGATGCAGACACATGTCTCAGACACATCCGTGGTGCTGTCCATGGATAACAACCGGAATCTGGACCTGGATGGCATCATTGCTGAGGTCCGAGCCCAGTATGAGGAGATTGCCCAGAGGAGCAAGGCTGAGGTCGAGTCCTGGTACCAGACCAAGgtatgttatgtgtgtgagaTGAGTGGGTCCTCTGGGTACCACTGATCCTTGTTTGACCTGGGATCTCCTTTGGTACCACCTTTCCATCTGTGGTTATCCTCACTGGGTCTGCTGTAAACCTTAGAGCCTGTTCCCTTGGGTATTAGGTCCAGCAGCTCCAGATCTCAGCTGACCAACAAGGGGATAGCCTGAGGACCACCAAGAATGAGATCTCAGAACTCAACAGGATGATCCAGAGGCTGAGGGCAGAGATCGAGAACATCAAGAAGCAGGTGGGTGTGGGTGCCTTTATGGGGGCCAAGCAGATAAAGCACTAGGCTGGCAGATTCCAGGCTTGTTTATAGGGCCTTTGTACCTCCTGATACCAGCCACACAGATCTCCACAGCATGTTTTGTTTAATGTTGTGTGGCATCCCAAACACAGGGCTCCTGACTAGTCTTCCCTggtttttatatatctttattttgttgGTCTGGTGAGGTTATGGGTGAGATCTGTGGCCATGTTTCATGCCTACATGGATGTGTTCTGTCTGGGATaaatgggattctttttttttttcctctttctgaaatggggtttcctctgtgtagccctggctgtcctggaacttgctatgtagactaggctagcctccaactcggagattgcttgcctctgcctcctaagtgctgagattaaaggcacttGCCCTGCTCCTAGTCCCCAAGTTAGGAATGGGACTCTTGGGTCAGGAAAGGTGTGCAGAAGAATGAACAGAATTCTACCATTTTAACTAAGGGAAGCTGAACCAGGAGAAGAAACAGGCATGAAGTTCTCTAAAGTAGGGAACTGACGTTGCCCATCAATGTCCCTGTCCACAGTGCCAGACTCTGCAGGCATCTGTGGCAGATGCAGAGCAGCGTGGGGAGCTGGCCCTCAAAGACGCCTACAGCAAACGCACAGAGCTGGAAGCCGCCCTGCAGAAGGCCAAGGAAGACCTGGCCCGGCTGCTGCGTGACTACCAGGCTCTCATGAACGTCAAGCTGGCCCTGGATGTGGAGATCGCCACCTACCGCAAGCTGCTGGAGGGCGAGGAGTGCAGGTGCGGACGGCTTGGGTTAGGGTGACTCAGCAGGATTCTTGCTTCGGTGCCGTGCTGGTACTTACTGAGCAGCCAGCAGAGCGTAGGCTGACACTGAAGCGCTAGTCTGTGGTTGCTTAAGGCGGAGATAAACACACAATATCTATGTGCTGAAGGAAGTGGAGTTCTGTTCTGCACGGCTCATGGCTCTTTCTCCCTACCAGGATGTCTGGAGAATGCCAGAGTGCCGTGAGCATCTGTAAGTACCTTCTGCACCATGCCTTCGACTCCTCTGGGTCTGCATTGGGGACTGCTGGAGTTGAGAATAACTGTGTACTTTGTCTCTCCTTCCAGCGGTAGTTGGTGGCAGTGCCAGCATTGGCGGTAGTGCTGGCATTGGCGGCAGTGCTGGCATCGGCCTTGGCCTGGGGAGTGGTTTTGGCTCCGGTTCCGGTTCCGGAAGTGGCTTTGGATTTGGTGGTGGCGTCTATGGAAGTTCTGGTACCAAGATTACCTCTTCCACCACTGTGACCAAGAGATCCCAGAGATAGAAGAGAAGGGTTCCTGATGGCCCTGAACCTGGCAGGGCCGGCCATTGCTGGTGTCTCCTGCTTCCTTCACTTCACCTCGGCTCTTCCTTCCCAGCGCTCATCTTGTCAGCgtcttcttctctctgccctggtcCCTCAGTTCCAGGATGATCTTCTTGGTTGTGGTGAGGCCCTATTGGAGCTTGGTAGCTTCTTCTCAATTTGGGCCTGGTAACTGCCCCCTGCGATAGGAGGGATGTCTGATTTCACTCCAATGGACAGAGGGGATGAAGACCAGGATCTCCTTCAGGGCCACACGCGGCCCCTCCAGCCACCCTCCCCCCCTCAGATCCTGGACAGCTACCTGCTACAACTCTGCTCATTCTCCACCACCCGGCAGCAATGGGCTCGGCAAGAACAAAGACTGCTTGCTGTCCCGTTCAGCCCGGCTCATCTCTCTACTCATCCCCAATAAAGTGCTTTTGTCATTCATTCCGAGTAGCTGGTCTTGTGTCCTGTGGAGAAGGCTCCAGGAGCCCATTTGCTCAGATACTTTAAGGATCTGTCTGTACAGATTCCCACTTTCTCAGATCCCCATTTCCAAGACAGAAAGGCGTCAGAGATACAGGAGGCAGGGGAGCAGATTCACAGAACCCCCAACTATATGAAAGATGCTTGATATAGGGTGACCTGGGGCAGGATGTCTCAGTGTGGAGCCCGGGGTGAACCTGGGGGAACAGGCTGAGCCAGCAGTACACAGGGCATCTGATCATCCAGTGTCTTTGCTGTATACAGCACAAAGTTTAGGGAATAGCATGGACTCAGTGTCTAACCAGAGCTCTTCAGTGCTTATTCACTGGTCTGGGATCCAACGCAAGGCCTGGTGTGTtctctgagccacactccagccagAGGCTCTCCTGTGTTTGCGATCTCAATGGACCTGAGAGGCTTTCAGGAACCTGTCCTGAGAGCCAACAAGGTCACGAGTGTTGGGTTGAGGAGAGCAGGCACATTCTTCCAGAACTGGAAGTCTTTGCTCACTTCTCCGCCTCTTGGGCTAACCGGGCTGCTGTCCctgagaagagaggagatggTGGA is a window from the Microtus ochrogaster isolate Prairie Vole_2 chromosome 15, MicOch1.0, whole genome shotgun sequence genome containing:
- the Krt4 gene encoding keratin, type II cytoskeletal 4 translates to MIARQQSVRGVSRGFSGGSAIAGGVKRVAFSSASMSGGAGRCSSGGFGSRSLYNLGGHKSISMSVAGSCQGGGYGGAGGFGVGGFGAGFGAGGFGGGFGGSFNGRGGPGFPACPAGGIQEVTINQSLLTPLQVEIDPEIQKVRMAEREQIKTLNNKFASFIDKVRFLEQQNKVLETKWNLLQQQTTITSPRNLDSFFETYINALRKHLDSLTNDKGRLQSELKLMQDSVEDFKAKYEDEINKRTAAENDFVVLKKDVDAAYMIKVDLEAKVDSLKDEINFLRVLYEAELSQMQTHVSDTSVVLSMDNNRNLDLDGIIAEVRAQYEEIAQRSKAEVESWYQTKVQQLQISADQQGDSLRTTKNEISELNRMIQRLRAEIENIKKQCQTLQASVADAEQRGELALKDAYSKRTELEAALQKAKEDLARLLRDYQALMNVKLALDVEIATYRKLLEGEECRMSGECQSAVSISVVGGSASIGGSAGIGGSAGIGLGLGSGFGSGSGSGSGFGFGGGVYGSSGTKITSSTTVTKRSQR